The region GCTGAGCTGTGTTTGTAGTGTTTAGAGGAAATTACCCTGTGAGCATTGCCTCGGCCACAGTAGATAGCGGGTCTCCTCTCTAGGCTGCATGGCATATTGATTTCTTGTTGTGAGGAGTGCTGTTCAAGCCCCATTTAAGATTTCCATCCAGCCCACAGCCCTGAGTACGGCAGTCAGTCGTAAATTAGGGAAATTGCACATTCATCACATGCGTTAAGATACTTTGGAAACGTGTGGGACCAGAGAAGATCTACGGTGTTGCAGGTAACAAACGTACACAatggctgactggctgactcTTTGTTACTGGAGGGAGGATTGCATTAAAATTCATATCACAACATGGCAGTTAGCGTGGGAAATGATAGctatcataaataaataaaaaaatgaataaataaatagattaaaaaaacaaaagttaaataCAGTCATCTCACCAAAGGTATTGCAAGAACATCAATTGAATGATGGAGGCAAAGTTTCCAATGAGTTCTCTTTGTAAATTACTTATCAAAATATGGTAAAATCCatctaaatgtctaaatgtaCACCTTCCTCTGAGGTTCAGCATTGTCAATGTTTGCGATTACTCAGCAGCACTTGTCAAAGTTCACCAAAGCTTAACTCTTTGGTAAAACTCAGAGCACACTTACTTTGTCCCTGTGGATGGGCCCACTGATCACAGTGAAGCCAATGGAATTGATTTAAAGTTCAAACTTTGATTTACATGCAGGCCGTAGAGCAAAGGTTTGACAGTTTTGGGATGAGTCGGATGAGAAGACTGGTTGTAAAGTATTTAGGCTACAGCCAGCTGCTGGTTAGCCTAGCTTGGCAAAAAGAACtaaaacaagaggaaagagTTTGCCTCGGTCTATCCAAATGTATCAAAATCTGTGTACCTGCACTATAAGCCAAACTAATTTACATGTTAAATCTTGGCTTTAAAAAAGGTTTCCAAGGAGCAATCATGTCCTGGACTATTCCATTGTAGTCACTGCTTAAAATCTCTACTGGTTGCCTGGCACCATCACATCAAAACATGCATTTTGCACTTGTATTTTCTATGCATGTAAGCATACTATTAAAAATGTCAGTCATCAAGCAATACACCTTCATCAAACGTTTTATTGGCTGGTGCAGGCAAGTacaacatatttcatatttcatatgaATTTGAGTACAAGAAATCAACAGACTACAGTGCATATTTTTTGTAGGCAAACTGTATCTTGTGTGGATATGTTTCAAGTTACTCTCAGCTTATTTAATCATAAAAGActgtttgttcttcttctaACATGCACCAAAAAGGGCATTCAGAGCAGCACTAGAGCATGAAACCTGTAAGTTAACCCTTGTAAGGatcctttaaatattttatgtaaagaAGCAAGTAAATGTCATGATTCGAAGCCCCAGATGCTTCTGGTGTATGACTTTGATGTGCAACTTCCCAGTCTCTTGGCACACTTCCCATAGTCTTCTTAAGGAATATTGCCGAAAAACCTGCAAAGACAGAATTTACATATTTCATTCCCATGATCTGAGACATCAGTGGTTGTACACATGAATATCTCCCTTCAAAAGCAAGACATTAGCAAATCAAGGCCCTGGTAACGTTACCAAAATGACTTGCTCTGTTGAATTAATGGCCAAGAgacatgaagacagacaaacacagaataaTCTTTTGGACTTGTGGAGGGTTTTACAGTCAATGAGTTCAATTTGGTTTGTTATAGTAGTGCAAATGCTTAGTGCTGTGTTAGCTTCATACATAATGAAGCAGAAAGGTTATCTTGCTGTTGCAGTTAAGACAAATTTCTACTTTTAAACCAACTGTTAGCAAGCAGATTAGTTGCAAAAATAATTTAGGCTTCAATTTGCCTTACCACGAACCACCAGCAACTGAATGGTTGTAGGCCTACAGAGTTTGCAGcctaaaaccttttttttttggctgtagAAATTATAGCATGAGGCTGTTAGAGTCCATGGCTAGATCCACAGTACGACATGTGAATTTTTGGAGAATAATGCCTTTAAGTAACAAGGCAAGAACATGCTGTAAAAACGGTCTGAAAATCAATCTGAATCGTTTCAGGTCAGTAAGTAGACTGGTTGAATCTGATGACGCTGAAGCAAGGCAGACTACCCTTTTACAGGCTCTTGGCAGATATTTGTTAGGAGGCCCTCTTTGAGTAGAAACCCCAGTCAATCAATATCAACTGAGTAAACAGGGTAGTTGAAGCTTTGCATTTTCTGTACTCCTATACAGCATAAAGGCTCAATAAAGTAAGTGGGGCTGTCAGAATAGTATGTTTTTGCCCTACAAGTATTGGGACAAGGCATTAGGTTAGTGACTGCAGCATTGACTTGTGAGGTTAGTAGTGTTTACTTCTTAACATCACTGTATTTTCTtgatgtgtatgcatgtatgtgtctcTTGTTTAGGTCCCGTCctgcctgtgcatgtgtatatgtaaCTGTTGTGATCTGGGCCTTAACATATGTAATGTGCACACAGAATTTGTATGTTTCTTCTAAGATACACAGCAATCGCACTTATATTCAATACCTGGTTTGTGAGAAGTACTGCGAAAACTATATAAAAACAAGACTGAGACTGATGGTCCCAAAGCAAAGGACAAAGGAACATTTAAAATTTAAGATGGTTATAGTGGAAAAGTCAGGATATATCAGGTGGACTGACCTGCCAATGGACCGTCAGTGCCATCCCTAGAGGCAAGCGGCCAGCTGTTTCAACTTAATTAAGGATACTGGTGTCTTTgagaagaggatgaggactGCTCTGAAAAAGCTAAGTGGCATAAAGTTttagcaataaaaacaatattattgttaatagaaaaacaaataatacgATATATGAGGCAGCTGCCATGTCAGTCTATAGATAGCAATGTatctgtgtgactgtctgtgtgcaagggaaagaaagaacagGAGATAGAAGAAATgggaacagaaaaagaaatcaagagAAAGTAAGACAGACAGGGCGCTTTCCccgtgtgtctttgtgtaagGAGTGTGCTTGCTCGTACCCTGGCTTTATTTGTGTTATGCCGTGTGATTCCATTGTGTGGAGTAGATCCAGTGAGCTTGTATCCCCACCCTCCTACCAGCCCCCTGCTTTAGATAAAGCTATCTGGATCTGCAGCACACCTTCCTCAAATGCATGTGAGCAGCTTACTGTTGTGGAGGCTCACTCTATGTTCCTGGGGGATTCTGACGGTTGCATTGTCTGGGCTACAATGAGGATGTGATATGTTGGCACGTAGCACCATCTCCAAAACAACTATTAAGATGTTAATGTTCACTGACGTAGCTGGTTCAGGCAGCAAAGTCCTTTAATGTCTCAGAAAGTCAACTCCACATTGAAAACTTTACATAGTTCAAAGAATAGGCCAATCATGATTAATTGCAGACAGTTAAGAAAGCAGCATGTGCATAGTATGCCTTGTGATGGAAGTAGTGCTGCAAGTAATAATTATCTTGATTATCCATCGAGTTACAGGTTATTTTTGCTTTATCCTTTATCCTCTAAACATAGTGAAACTCTACAGCCGTGCTAGTAGTTATGTGGCTGCAGTCGGGCGCTGCAGTTCTTTGAGCAAAATGCTAATCTCAGCATGTTAAAATGCtgacagtgacaatgctaacatcaTGATGTTTAGAAGTTTTAATGTTCAGCATGCAAACAATTGTAGTTTAGAATGATAGCCTGCTGAcacttgctaattagcactaaacacaaagtacagctgatggCAAAGTCATTAGTTTCGCAGTTACTTGCTATTTggtgacctgatgatggtgttaGAGGAAAAGTTAGGAGATAACTTAAGTGAATGCATTTCTTGTTATGGGTGACATAAGTAACTGTACTATgatagcaatccatccaacagttgtcaAGGCATTTGTCTCAATGCCAGAAATGTTGACCTCTTGGGtcaagtcagtaggattcatcctctgggaactgTGGATATCAATACAAACCTTTCATGGCAATCTTTCCAAAAGTtcttgagacatttcagtctggataaaagtggtggaccaacagaCCCTACAGCCATGACattagcatggctaaaaaatCTTTCGACAAAGGTATAAAAAAGATATACAAATGCAGCAGATCATTGCATTTGaaaagctaaaaacagccaacatttgcatttttagcTACCATGGCTGTATACTTTTCTTCTTGTTGCATGAGACATCACTTTGCTGATTGAAAGGTTAACAGAACTGTTgtttattaattgatttatcGACTAATTGTTTCCGCATGAGACAAAAGCTTGTAGCTGTGGGTGATGTGTATCGGTCAACAGTTGAGTTTAAGTTGTAATAATCATGATTTTCATTACATCAGACCTAATTTTTTGACCAACAAATTTTGCCAACAAAATTGAAGATTGTCCTTCTAAGGTTTATTAAAACAATGCAACTGTATTGAAAGTCCTAGCCCACTGTTTGTGCTGTAAACAGGTATACAGTTTGATTATCAAGGTGTGTCAATCATTTCAAATGGAACTCTCAGACCTGCATTGTTAAAGTGCCCTTACATTACCATCCATTACCACAAGTGTTGTCAAATCACCTTTTCCCCTTTGGAAGAAATTAGGTGCAAATCATTATGAGCTACAGTACATACATGGTGcataaaatgaacaaactgaCGAGTGCTtttcaagagaaagaaaaaaacataaatgttgGTGTCTTCCTCTGGATTGTAAGTGTTTGCAGGTCAACATATATTCATCATTTTACTTAACAATTAGGGTTTAATGCATGTTCTGATTACACTGAGATACATAataagtgtgtgaatgtgaaaatgctTCAATGTATGTGTGCCtgcatacatatatgtgtgtgtgtgtgtgtgtatatatacacatccCAGTGCTGGTACCCATTGTCTCCTGCATGCTAGTTTTGAACCTTAATAAGCCCTTGCCTCTGCTCTCCGGATGtgaaggcagggagagagaaaatggctTTCTTACACTTCAATTTCACGCATATTTTCTTTGAGGCTAATGAGAGCCTTAAATACGGTGCCAGACTTAAGGCTGTTCCATTGAAGgctgacattttcacacacagtggCACCTTGTCACTGCGGATGAAGTCCTTATACCTGGCTgttgagaggtgtgtgtgtgtgtattggccTTTTGTGcgtctatgtgtgtatgtgtgaagaaAAGAAGATAATTTGGTATACTGGTCTGTACAATTCAgagttgttgtgtgtttgtgttgcatgcaggtgtgtgtactTGCCCATGCATGCagttatgtatttatttttctttctgcacGGTATAATAAGTGGCAGAATGGaacaaaaaaagtaatgtaTTTTAGGAACAGACAGCACTCTCACTTTATTATGTGTCCAACATGTATGTTTATGTAGTGcacttgtgcttgtgtgagcAGATTCGCCTGTTGATATACATGTGCTATATCTTCAACATTTTTCTGTCCAGTTAATACCTACCTCTGTATTTTCATTCCCATATCTGTACCGAACATATACTGATTCTCATGTAGATCTTTGAACAGAAAGCAGCGCCCATAGATCTCTTCCTCCAGTCAGCTAAAACTCTTCCTTCCATCTGCTTTGTCTATATCGCACTGTTGTGCAGCACATATCATCAAATTGATAGTGATACAATTCCTATTTAATCACAGCTCAAGATAGAGaaaattatgaataaataaacacttgaaaggATCTGCTCATCTTGTCAGCATTGTTGTCATCTCCCATGAAGCTTAAACAAATATGTCTGCCAGGTTTCTTACCTCACAGAAAGTAGTCACAAAATGGACGTCAGAAGTAATTATCGAACTTGGGTTATGGAAGggaagtgtatgtgtgtgtctttatactGTACTTTAGTATTACatgtggaaagagaaagagggtgtgtatgtgtatgctcATTGGGTGTTATATTGCTCCAGTGACCACTTACAATGATTAAACAACTTTTGTCATTTGATTCTTTAATATTTCTAAGGCCTTTGTTGCAGGTACATTCTTATATATGCAGTATATGCCTTAGTCTAAGCCACCAGGACAGCAGAAGAGGCTACTTGGAAAGCCCAACAATAATGGtgtctgtttgcatgtctgtgtttgtgtgtatgtatgtgtgtgtgtgtgtgtgagtgtgtgtttgtctcccacACGGCCCCGCTGCTGCCACTCACTGTAAACTAGTCTGCAGCTCGTCACAGACAGACGTTGACACACTCCCAGTCTAATGTGCTCATTAGGgactgcacagcacacacataatTGATAGCCATGACacaagatgcacacacacattattgcaaaaaacagtttccttttttaatgCTGCAGTAGAAAACAAGGTTATATGAAGTCATATAATGGGGGTTCATTgtcaagaacaacaacaacagaaaacgAAAGAACGAAATGAAAAAGACTAACGGCACAGAATGCATTACAGTATCTGTGCTGTTTACATGCCGATATTTTACAcataaggattttttttttatttctctacaCTGGCAGCTGTCAGTTACTTCAGCAAATTAACTGCCAAAAATGTAGCAGAACTTGTCACTCAAGAGGTTAGTGTAACCATGGTTACCTTTCATATCCCAAAAAGATAAAGCTGCAGTGTGGAATCATGGCAGAGTAATTagacagaacaaaaaaataGGACCAATCGAAAAAGGCATTCAACGATATGAAACAACCAAGAGTGCTTATAAATAACAGTTtacatgtgaaatattttcataaagTAACATCTTTTTTGTACAACCTTTATATCTTTTAAGTGTTCATACAGCGGCACATGTAGTGTCTGGTAAAAAGAGTCATTAACCCTTTGAGCACGAGTTGGGAATAAAAAGATTCACCTGTTGTCATCCTTTTGCTACCTATCTTTTTTCGTATCCTTTGattaaataacacatttataaaactattgtgcaaaacaattttatttatgtCTTCATATAATGTGCACCAGCAGATAGTCATAAtccatttaaattaaaaatatagaaatgatGCATAATTTAGACAGGAATTagttaatatgtttttatatacatattttacacaGACCTGAATTAATATAGGTCCCTGATCGACCAAAGTAAAAGacttaaaatactttttttttccttttttgccaCATAGCTACAATGCATGTGTCAAGTCCTGCAAGCATCTTTCACGCAATTATTAAGCCCAAGATGGAAACCTTGCAGTGAATAGAGAATCTGCgtttaaaaaaatgctttcaTGTCTAGGATTGGACTCAACATACTCTATGTCAGGGAAACACGCATTGCAGACACAATGCACGCATTGTCTACCTAATTCTCAGAATAGCTTCAGAAATTCCCAATCTCAAATCTTGAGTCATTCATGTTTGGATCTTAGGTGTAGAAGTGCTTAGACGTACTCAGAGGGTTAAATTTAAAATGCTGACTCCAGCACAAAacggaaaaaaaacagatagaaTGAGTGGcagagtaaaacaaaaataatggaAAGTGCACCAGATTTAGTTATAAAATGTTTAACTAAACTTTCATTTATGCATGCAGCTTATCACAACCCAGTGATGCCAAAATATAAAGGACCTTAATTCCATTTACACACGTTTCAAAATACACACCACTTCATTTTAGAATCTCTTTTTCTAAACCTTCATATCTCTTCATATCTCATACCATcttctccatgaaaacagcccCATCTGCACATTATGAAAAAAGTCACTTTTCCTGTCAAAGGAGATCACTAAAATCAAGTGTCTTGGGCCAGCGTGAGTCTacctcacacagaaacaaaagataaaaacaactgCTACAACGCAAAATTTAAAACCATGTGCCAAAACTCAAAGCAGTAGTTGTATGGCATCTTTGTGCAGTTCCATCACGTTAATaatcctttcttttctttgaaagAAATGTCAGAGAAACATTTGAGAGAGACGACCAAGAAAGAGTGAACCATTACAAAAGAATACAGCATTGTCCCTAGCCAGTGCTACTGTTTCtccagctcacacacatacatgaggTGGTCCTCAGGGGACTTCCCATGAGTCTTGCTCAGGTGAAGCTTGACTGCATGCTTGCTTGCAAAAGTCCGGTTGCAGAGCTTGCACTGGTACATGGCAACACTGTCGTCTTCATTATCGGGGGAGGGTGATGGTGATTGTGTTGAGGGCAGGGAGGTGGTTAAGGATGAGGACAGGGAGATGGGTAAGGATGAGGATAGGGATGTGGGTATAGAAGAGGCTAAAGGGTGGCTGGATGGATGAAGATTAGAGAGCAGTTTTTCAGATAGTCCTTTGGTGTGGCGTTGTTGATGATGTTGCTGTGATATCTGGCTGAGCAGCTGCTCCCCAGAAAGCTTGGCCAGATCTCGTAGACGGAAGCCCAAGTGGGATTCCAAGTGGCTGACGTAGGTGGATGGTGAGCGGATCTGAGAGGCGCAGTCGCTGCAGAAGAACACTGGGTGACCTGAATCCAAGTTTTTCAAGAACTTGGTGCCACCAGTTCTTCTCAGTTGGTACTTGACATTAGCCAACCAGTGGGATATTGTAGTCATTGAGAGGCCAGTGAAACGGGAGATGTGCATTCTCTCCTGTGGGCTCAGGTCTGACATCATGTACTTGCCATCACTTGTTTGTCTCAGACTGGAAGCAAACTGAGCTTGTAGGATGAGGAGGTGTTGAGGGTTCCAGTTGGACTGGCGGCCTTTACGTTTTTGGGCTGGTGAAAAatcttctgtctcctcctgtgtgaCGCCTTCAATGTCAGAACGCTCAGACAAGCTGGTAGGTGTGGAGGACTTGGAGACAGTCTGACTCTCTGTCAGGTTCCTTAACATGTCAGAGATGTCTGACAGTGCATTTTCTCTCAAAGGGGAGGTTGACATAAAGGAAGCTACTGCAGCTGAGGCTTTGGTCATGGTGACAGTGCAGGAAGGAGAAATTGAAGATGGGGTGGAGGTGGTAGAAGAGAGAGCTGCTGAGCCCAAAGAACCACTACTGCTGATTTTGTCAGCATTTTTGCCCTTGGTGAGATCCATGGGTTGGTCGTTGTTTAGATGTTGCTGGTAGAAGTAGCGGTCTAAGTGGTCATTACTTGGCTTTTTGGTCTGTGCTGGTGGGGTGGAAGCAGccactgctgctttttctgCCAGGCTGTTGCTCATCTTGAACAGCATGCTCATGGGGTCAAGGGAGGGCAGGGCAGGCTTAGCAGCCTTCCCCAGATGGACGTTCATTACTGACTGCAGTGCGCTGAGAGGGTTGACGAATGGCTGTTCTGGGGGTGGATGGTCTGTTATGATAGCTGTACTGCCACACAGGGAGGCAGGCAAGGGGGATGTCACAGCATTGGACTCCACTCCATTCTCCACAGTCTCCTTTTTGGAAATATCTCCATTTGAatctctgtgattggctccaCTTCCATCACCTGCTGCCTTTTCCACTCCACTTGTATTCTcaggggttttacagcctccTGCTCTATTTTCTTTGGGGGACTCTCCTCGGGCTGAGTCACCTGCCTCGCTGTTGCAGGGTGAAGGCGTGGTACGTCTCAAAGGAGATCCCCTCACAACACCACTGggctctctcattttctcctctacCTTGGCCActttctctgtcactttcttGACCAGTTCCTCCATAGCATGGAAGTTGTTTTTGGGCAGCGGGGAGGTCTGGCGGCTTGAAGGGGAGATCAGAGGCTGGTTTTTTCCAGTGGGAGAGAGGAGTTCCCCTCCAGGGAACATGTATTTAAGGGGAGAACTCTTCCCGGAGTTGCCTAGAGAGAGCTTCATTATGTTTGGGAGCTGATAGGCAGCATGGATACTGGGATATCCACCCCAGCTTGGAGCTCCATTCTGGGCTTTGTTGATAGCTGTGGTCACTGTGTTCTCCAAGGACTTAAGGATATCAAGACCCCCTTTTGGACTTTCATCAAGATCCTCCTCAGTCAGATAAGAGTATTTTGAAGAAATATCAAacttctcctctgcctcctcctcacctcctgtcttcttctctttgttgaTATTGTTAACATTGTTGATAAGGGACTCTTTAGTGcattcctcctctttctcctcctttttaatCTCCACAGCAATGGCAGTGGGGGAGATGCTGGTTGGAGGTGGCACTggggcaggtggaggagagaaggtcGTGGCAGCCAGGGGAACAGACTGCACCTTTTCTTCAGCTGTTGAATTGGATATTTGGACTGGGGCTGGTGACTCTATAATGGGTTTACCTTTCTTAATAGCAGAGTTGGTGACTTTAATAAAGTGTCCTGTCACCATCATGTGAGCTGTAAGTTCTTGCAATGTGTCATGAGAGCTGCCACACTCCATGCATTTGAGGATTTGTGACTTCCTGGATTCAAACTGCCAGGCGTAGCTGGCACCATTCTGATGTCCATAACGATTGTTGGGTGTGATGTAAGGATTGGTGACCTTCTGAAGTATATCATTAGAGTCATTGAGGGAGGTGGGCTTAGGTGTGGTGCCTCCGTTAGAGTCGGGTGAGCTAGGGATATCTAGGTCAATAGGGGCCCTCTTTCGAGCTGAGGAGATAATCTTAGCTGCCACCGGTGTAACAGGCTCTTTCAGAGGCACTTTCTGGTAGTGTTTCGTCTTAATCATATGGACACTTAAATCTTGAAGGGATTCAAAGGAGTGCCCACAGTACATGCACTTCAGAACTTTCTGTGCAtcctccttcccctccatcTCTAGCAAGGAACGCTTTCTTGGTTTTGACCACCGTTTAGCACCCTCACCATCTGTCTCGTGGTTATCATCACGGTAGTGGCCTGTCTCGTTCATGTGCACTGTGAGCCCCACCAGTGTGTCATAGGCCGCACTGCAGTCCTTACAGCGGAACTTGCTGGCACCAGTAAATATAGAGCCATACAGCTTGGAGCTCTGACGGTACAGCTGGACGGTGCTAAAGAGGTTGGGTTCTGTACATGCTGTGGACACAGCCACTGTGGGGTGTTGAACCAGGCCGAGTCTGTGTTGGTGATTCTGTGAGGCCTGCTGGAGGGTTTTTGCCATAGCTGTCTGGTGCCAGTCATAGCCTCCACTCCCAcagctactgctactgctgctgctactgttgctgctgtgactgCGAGGGGGTTTTTCTGCAGGGGGCTGgctcagattcagattcagtgTAGACCAATAGGAGTTGGTCAGGAAAGAGGTGTAAATGGCCTTCATCTTCTCCAGGCTGTCAGCCACAGATCCTGTTGTGGTTATTATGGCCTCATCTCCGCTTACTGGGGCAATGGCATTGGCAGCAACCATCATGGCCGAAGAGGAAGACAGGGACAGAGCATTTGAAGGGTCTTTAGAGAGGAGAACATCATCCTCATTTTTAACTGAGGAGCTCTCAAAATCAGACATTCTGTCACTGGATTCACTCAGGTGAGATTCACTGTCCAGCTCCTGACCAGAAAAGTCAGCAGCATTAGGGGAGTCATGGAAACCAGTAGATCCTGGTCTGTCCTTGAGAAGGAAGTCCTTGTCCTGACATAGGAACTTGGTGGCAGGCTCTTCCCCTTCCTGAGCTGAGTCGTCTCCATCCAGGTCCTCATCCAACAGGGCTGCTTCTTTCTCATCCTCAGGGACGTATGCTGCTCAAgtagagagaagaaaaaacaaagagagagagatttgttaGAGCCACACTGACAGCATATCTAATGATGGACATTCTCAAACTCTGCATTCCTGTTTCTTCACCAAGTAGAGAACTGATAGAAACAAAAGATAATGGCCTTCACACTTTCTCCACAGGAAATAGAGCAATCATCCAATGACATTCAGAGACAAAGCATTTCCAATCATAAACTGTTGCAGTAAACCTGTTCAAACTTCCACCTTCTACATTgatattattttcaaatttgaATCAAGTCACCACCCCCTCCCATTTTCTCTCCACCCCCAGGTCTTTGTTCTGTACTGCAGAAAATCAGcgacagc is a window of Pempheris klunzingeri isolate RE-2024b chromosome 1, fPemKlu1.hap1, whole genome shotgun sequence DNA encoding:
- the tshz3b gene encoding teashirt homolog 3b, translated to MPRRKQQAPRRAAAYVPEDEKEAALLDEDLDGDDSAQEGEEPATKFLCQDKDFLLKDRPGSTGFHDSPNAADFSGQELDSESHLSESSDRMSDFESSSVKNEDDVLLSKDPSNALSLSSSSAMMVAANAIAPVSGDEAIITTTGSVADSLEKMKAIYTSFLTNSYWSTLNLNLSQPPAEKPPRSHSSNSSSSSSSSCGSGGYDWHQTAMAKTLQQASQNHQHRLGLVQHPTVAVSTACTEPNLFSTVQLYRQSSKLYGSIFTGASKFRCKDCSAAYDTLVGLTVHMNETGHYRDDNHETDGEGAKRWSKPRKRSLLEMEGKEDAQKVLKCMYCGHSFESLQDLSVHMIKTKHYQKVPLKEPVTPVAAKIISSARKRAPIDLDIPSSPDSNGGTTPKPTSLNDSNDILQKVTNPYITPNNRYGHQNGASYAWQFESRKSQILKCMECGSSHDTLQELTAHMMVTGHFIKVTNSAIKKGKPIIESPAPVQISNSTAEEKVQSVPLAATTFSPPPAPVPPPTSISPTAIAVEIKKEEKEEECTKESLINNVNNINKEKKTGGEEEAEEKFDISSKYSYLTEEDLDESPKGGLDILKSLENTVTTAINKAQNGAPSWGGYPSIHAAYQLPNIMKLSLGNSGKSSPLKYMFPGGELLSPTGKNQPLISPSSRQTSPLPKNNFHAMEELVKKVTEKVAKVEEKMREPSGVVRGSPLRRTTPSPCNSEAGDSARGESPKENRAGGCKTPENTSGVEKAAGDGSGANHRDSNGDISKKETVENGVESNAVTSPLPASLCGSTAIITDHPPPEQPFVNPLSALQSVMNVHLGKAAKPALPSLDPMSMLFKMSNSLAEKAAVAASTPPAQTKKPSNDHLDRYFYQQHLNNDQPMDLTKGKNADKISSSGSLGSAALSSTTSTPSSISPSCTVTMTKASAAVASFMSTSPLRENALSDISDMLRNLTESQTVSKSSTPTSLSERSDIEGVTQEETEDFSPAQKRKGRQSNWNPQHLLILQAQFASSLRQTSDGKYMMSDLSPQERMHISRFTGLSMTTISHWLANVKYQLRRTGGTKFLKNLDSGHPVFFCSDCASQIRSPSTYVSHLESHLGFRLRDLAKLSGEQLLSQISQQHHQQRHTKGLSEKLLSNLHPSSHPLASSIPTSLSSSLPISLSSSLTTSLPSTQSPSPSPDNEDDSVAMYQCKLCNRTFASKHAVKLHLSKTHGKSPEDHLMYVCELEKQ